The proteins below come from a single Mya arenaria isolate MELC-2E11 chromosome 8, ASM2691426v1 genomic window:
- the LOC128242653 gene encoding steroid 17-alpha-hydroxylase/17,20 lyase-like has protein sequence MSVEAYLPSSPITTGLVALVAGLFSFWLLRRMRYNYPPRPGIELPLLGHAYKLTLNDLPQQAFEWSKVYGPVLTIHLGPMKTVVVNKIDEALEVLVKKSTDFANRLITPSVEMFTDGCRDIAFSNYSPTWKLHRKLSSKALRYYMQGPALEHRVHAALETALAEMDGHADSPFDPVEHINFIVGNILTGLCFGGSYGFEDKEVNFIIEYGDQLTKDGLESGTLEDIIPPIRHVYKSPGFRKLEKFYKKVIVDFIGKKYHDEKKTFKRDELRHLVDHLILARTEAEESEGDALVALTDAHIIQTIADIFFAGVDTSRMTLRFALLHMAAYPDIQAIAQEEIDRVVGRDRLPGLSDRPDLAYTEAVLHESMRIATVAPTGVWHETLCDTSIGSYKIPKGTPVMINHWALHHDPDAWDEVEKFKPERYLDEHGKLGPKPKSWLPFGAGKRVCLGEFVAKPELHLIFASLLQRYRWSPEAGRIVDISPEKSPLSNTPKAQKLRMERRI, from the exons ATGTCGGTGGAGGCGTACCTGCCTTCCTCTCCTATCACGACGGGCCTGGTTGCCCTGGTAGCGGGCCTCTTCTCCTTCTGGCTGCTCAGGCGCATGCGCTATAACTACCCGCCCCGCCCAGGCATCGAGCTCCCCCTGCTGGGACATGCTTACA aattaacGTTAAATGACCTTCCACAGCAAGCGTTTGAATGGTCGAAGGTATACGGACCAGTTCTGACCATCCATCTAG GTCCAATGAAGACAGTTGTGGTAAACAAGATAGACGAGGCGCTAGAGGTTCTCGTGAAAAAGTCCACAGACTTTGCCAACAGGCTTATCACACCCTCAG TCGAGATGTTTACGGACGGGTGTCGGGACATCGCGTTCAGTAACTACTCGCCCACATGGAAACTACACCGTAAACTCTCCTCAAAGGCCCTCAG ATACTACATGCAGGGACCGGCCCTAGAACACCGTGTGCATGCGGCCTTGGAGACGGCACTGGCGGAGATGGACGGGCACGCGGACTCGCCCTTTGACCCTGTCGAACACATCAACTTTATAGTGGGCAATATCCTTACCGGCTTATGCTTCGGAGGATC ATACGGTTTCGAAGACAAAGAAGTAAACTTCATCATAGAATACGGGGACCAGCTGACCAAGGATGGGCTGGAATCAGGGACTCTGGAGGACATCATTCCTCCCATCAGGCACGTGTACAAGTCACCGGGATTTCGAAAACTGGAGAAATTCTACAAAAAAGTGATAGTGGACTTCATTGGAAAGAAATACCATGatgaaaaaaagacatttaaacGAG ACGAGTTGCGTCACCTCGTGGACCACCTTATTCTTGCTCGTACGGAGGCTGAGGAATCGGAAGGAGATGCCCTTGTCGCCCTGACAGATGCACACATCATACAGACCATTGCGGACATATTCTTTG CGGGTGTGGACACGTCCCGAATGACATTGCGGTTTGCGCTGCTACACATGGCCGCCTACCCCGACATACAAGCGATAGCCCAGGAGGAAATTGACCGCGTCGTAG GCCGTGACCGTCTCCCAGGATTGAGCGACCGACCGGATCTAGCGTACACGGAGGCCGTGCTACATGAGAGTATGCGCATCGCCACCGTGGCCCCCACCGGCGTCTGGCACGAAACGCTTTGTGACACATCCATAG GAAGTTACAAAATCCCTAAAGGCACGCCGGTGATGATCAACCACTGGGCCTTGCACCACGACCCGGATGCCTGGGACGAGGTTGAGAAGTTTAAACCCGAGCGCTACCTCGACGAGCACGGGAAGCTCGGACCAAAACCCAAGAGCTGGCTCCCCTTTGGAGCAGGCAAACGAGTGTGCCTGGGTGAGTTCGTTGCAAAACCAGAGTTGCACCTGATCTTCGCGAGCTTATTACAGCGTTATCGGTGGTCGCCAGAGGCAGGACGCATTGTGGACATTTCGCCCGAGAAAAGCCCGCTGTCAAACACTCCAAAGGCGCAGAAACTCCGCATGGAAAGGCggatataa